The following are encoded together in the Legionella busanensis genome:
- the traG gene encoding conjugal transfer mating-pair stabilization protein TraG, with the protein MITIHVLAGGELFQHVLNAISAFMKQDSFLGLLRITALIGIVMATIGFLKTRDPMAFARWFLGYVFFINLVLLPKTSVLMDDISSQTPRVVDNVPVVFALSASLVTTIGYGMAEVYDALLTMPNDLQYTKTGALFGSRLISASTSFRIKDPVLKEEMNEYFRVCVVGDIRLNRKYSVGDLAHTTDIWKLITAKASPLRMISVNGKPVTCLDASKPNGPYSLFKKLEAEIKKAYTFFGVNLFGKPKNTTYEALFSTHLKSAFDYYQGLTDTASNIFLQSMMINAMGDGIAHYQAFTDATAGIVNQQFTKSQVQHRFSWEVLGQKALWILPITHTCLTLLLFGVFPLIIALTTLPGGVKILYGYLQFFMSLQFWPVLFAILNAGMTIYGASSSGEYGQFTMVNLDKIDELHADISGACGYLMMLIPFLSHGLVSNLGGAFSNLATSMMSHMQGSSMSVAGEAASASFGLGQTSFYNTNANNFSANKHDSNWTHMQGMHTEQLRSGVLKTITGSGDSVFDISPGMTRSAVSINAQEGLNASLNQAYEESTQAARNESAHYQSSLSNFAHRALQLSLLAGHDMRLGDGVSEAETGQYSKALSTISHIAEDVARRMGVSKEDALSHLTSGGWGVQAGLRSQKTILGKLAELGTGLHASANANLKFDRASLSSDKYHTGIDGALSARQSRDFNDAMSYVKHFSQNHHFDDSHSQAASLSNQLGADLREAETASRNVDTSLAKATRIQNTKSFVESHSSQITSDLNQAFPSYVARQLGEAARDELFSHPGDPQSLNKLQALGRDFIASTRDELITKFGSKEQKAEVESFYQKEQRKFVSQENQLGAHYQKNNDQLARQAQSMTLGTNENMLRLLQQEIGEQNNTLHQHLKKGEQSIKAKSQNLNDEKDLKLQEGIIRAQKDVILMDQLPKNWGLHNKGE; encoded by the coding sequence ATGATAACGATTCATGTGTTAGCAGGAGGTGAGTTATTTCAACATGTGCTCAATGCCATTAGCGCCTTTATGAAGCAGGATAGCTTTTTAGGGTTGCTGCGCATTACAGCCTTAATAGGTATTGTCATGGCCACCATTGGGTTTCTTAAAACTCGTGACCCCATGGCTTTTGCACGCTGGTTCTTAGGCTATGTGTTTTTTATCAATTTAGTGTTATTGCCTAAAACGTCTGTGCTGATGGATGATATTTCATCGCAAACGCCAAGGGTCGTGGATAATGTGCCGGTGGTGTTTGCACTTAGCGCTAGTTTAGTCACCACAATTGGATATGGGATGGCAGAAGTTTATGATGCGCTTTTAACGATGCCTAATGATTTGCAATATACAAAGACAGGCGCATTATTTGGCTCACGCTTAATTTCAGCGTCAACATCTTTTCGTATTAAAGACCCCGTACTTAAAGAGGAAATGAATGAGTACTTTCGCGTCTGTGTGGTAGGTGATATTCGATTAAATCGTAAATATAGTGTGGGGGATTTAGCGCATACTACGGATATTTGGAAATTGATTACAGCAAAAGCTTCGCCCCTTCGCATGATTTCTGTCAATGGGAAACCCGTGACTTGTCTTGATGCCTCTAAACCTAACGGGCCTTACAGTCTTTTCAAAAAGCTCGAGGCCGAGATTAAAAAAGCCTATACTTTTTTTGGTGTGAATTTATTTGGCAAACCTAAGAACACCACTTATGAAGCACTCTTTAGTACTCATTTGAAATCTGCCTTTGATTACTACCAGGGGTTAACGGATACTGCCAGCAATATCTTTTTACAAAGCATGATGATTAATGCCATGGGTGATGGCATAGCACACTATCAAGCATTTACCGATGCAACAGCTGGGATTGTGAACCAGCAGTTTACCAAATCCCAAGTACAACATCGCTTTAGCTGGGAAGTGTTAGGCCAAAAGGCACTTTGGATTTTACCCATTACCCATACATGCTTAACACTTTTATTGTTTGGCGTTTTCCCTTTAATTATTGCGTTAACCACGCTACCAGGTGGCGTAAAAATACTTTATGGCTATCTGCAGTTTTTTATGTCGTTACAATTTTGGCCAGTGCTTTTTGCAATTTTAAATGCCGGCATGACAATTTACGGCGCTTCTTCTTCCGGCGAATATGGTCAATTTACGATGGTCAATCTTGATAAAATCGATGAGTTACATGCGGATATTTCAGGGGCTTGTGGGTATTTGATGATGTTGATTCCCTTTCTTTCGCATGGTTTGGTATCTAATTTAGGAGGTGCATTTAGTAATCTTGCAACGAGTATGATGAGCCATATGCAAGGCTCTAGTATGTCTGTGGCAGGCGAAGCGGCTAGTGCTTCCTTTGGACTTGGGCAGACCAGCTTTTATAACACGAATGCCAATAATTTTTCCGCTAATAAGCACGACTCAAATTGGACACACATGCAAGGCATGCACACCGAGCAATTAAGAAGTGGGGTATTAAAAACAATTACAGGAAGTGGCGATAGCGTGTTTGATATAAGTCCTGGCATGACTCGAAGTGCTGTGTCAATTAATGCACAAGAAGGATTAAATGCCTCACTTAATCAAGCTTATGAAGAGTCTACCCAGGCTGCTCGAAATGAGTCGGCACATTATCAAAGTTCATTATCTAATTTTGCACATCGTGCGCTGCAATTGTCCCTTTTGGCAGGCCATGATATGCGTTTAGGCGATGGCGTATCAGAAGCTGAAACAGGGCAATATTCCAAAGCCTTATCAACCATTAGTCACATAGCTGAGGATGTGGCGCGCCGTATGGGAGTAAGTAAAGAAGATGCGCTCTCGCATTTGACTAGCGGTGGTTGGGGTGTACAAGCTGGTTTGAGAAGCCAAAAAACAATATTAGGCAAGCTTGCTGAATTAGGGACTGGATTACATGCTAGCGCAAATGCGAATCTTAAATTTGATCGCGCATCTTTAAGTAGTGATAAATATCATACAGGTATAGATGGTGCGCTTTCTGCGCGGCAATCGCGTGATTTTAATGATGCAATGAGTTATGTGAAGCACTTTTCACAAAATCATCATTTTGATGACAGCCATTCACAAGCTGCTTCTCTGTCTAATCAATTAGGCGCCGACTTAAGAGAGGCCGAAACGGCCAGTCGTAATGTGGATACCTCTCTTGCAAAGGCTACGCGCATCCAAAATACAAAGAGTTTTGTAGAATCTCATTCATCACAAATTACATCCGACTTAAATCAAGCCTTTCCCTCTTACGTAGCACGCCAACTTGGTGAGGCAGCACGCGATGAGCTATTTAGTCACCCAGGCGATCCACAATCACTCAACAAGCTTCAAGCTTTAGGTCGGGATTTTATTGCAAGCACGCGAGATGAGTTAATCACCAAATTCGGTAGCAAAGAGCAAAAGGCAGAGGTTGAATCTTTCTATCAGAAGGAGCAACGAAAATTTGTTTCTCAAGAAAACCAATTAGGGGCTCATTATCAAAAAAACAATGACCAACTAGCTCGCCAAGCACAATCCATGACGCTTGGCACTAATGAAAACATGTTAAGGTTATTACAACAAGAAATAGGTGAGCAAAATAATACGTTGCATCAGCATCTTAAAAAAGGTGAACAATCAATTAAGGCAAAGAGCCAAAATTTAAATGATGAAAAAGATTTAAAATTACAAGAAGGAATAATTCGTGCACAAAAAGATGTCATTTTAATGGATCAGTTACCTAAAAATTGGGGACTTCACAATAAAGGAGAGTAA